Proteins encoded together in one Bactrocera neohumeralis isolate Rockhampton chromosome 4, APGP_CSIRO_Bneo_wtdbg2-racon-allhic-juicebox.fasta_v2, whole genome shotgun sequence window:
- the LOC126757154 gene encoding protein kintoun: MSESTATQNSSARNKHCPPPPRRNSKNCGGGGTEYLDITKEEFARIEDALKKEEFRKLFFEYCEEIQDPENRKLYEQEIKQFEAERGVDVRFINPEPGFVIKTSEDGVTKCFVNVAKCAELTRPSNKLCLNPETGNPDLSWSIPLAQAPPRDDLDAQGKRCRVYDVIFHPDALYLSQRDSAFRKCLIDTALDAVEREFKVDLDRTNLKFPKLQFKGMARPIVIRTLSKNAPPEAAEPHPLDGISPAKPSVDAGEPKIIPMKTQNEIAKPEFNVPKYVIKHRRDVDLTEYTYELDAKFSVTVPRELVIEIELPLLKSTAECKLDVTDKSLYLLSERPGAKYRLNLDLPYAVDDKSGVARFDTDQRRLCITLPVTQNSPRQQRAMHDSIFQLNREDSGVESDIREEGNLHSNSESPVDELSDTVEENLSASGDDMNSPQSSSSPVPPSISTANNFLKSSVQYQLPAKFDCNVLDNVMSLVLHVRNVQPESIAMLRSTKSLHLQFTSIGSGYYPTHYALYLQLPDDSNAEISSAEAEAWENNVVLNLNMAASSENIHNYLVGIDASDLKEYTIQGKFKLAHKSRQSRKKSPPTPPISLSSSLDISVERSECERSVEIEIKPTNEVQSTCTANTTEDEDGLVHAADAAPKKVNKKQKKKNKKRRSLSESVCDDIKVYQKQQQQQQQEQQKQFLKEAAKILKDDSSNSPDDNSSPERNDTITSNLQPQSMATQSMAVPNGVQQRKQRSYSECRSGGSLVSSGASTLPPSFKGILKRYSRYEPRPSISDSCSSIDEYSSFSCSVDGGVGSSLHFSQSFSDIPEENDSNRLSESCKKTVRFNEVIKEQVFRLNSSILGQRKKNQKRRDRKQRALQRRLSEGDSADYEDNSKPIDLDADTQYLKSKSKGGDSADNSIHKPPHAGGKQANKYNTANKQQQQHNAKGGSKMQRARLESEESSDADAHRNTMMFELDM, translated from the exons ATGTCGGAATCTACCGCCACTCAAAACTCCTCTGCGCGTAATAAACATTGCccgccgcccccaagacgtaaTAGCAAAAATTGTGGCGGCGGCGGCACAGAATATCTTGATATAACGAAAGAGGAGTTTGCGCGCATCGAAGATgctttaaaaaaagaagaatttcgaaaattattctTTGAATATTGTGAAGAAATACAAGATCCGGAAAATCGTAAACTATACGAGCAAGAAATTAAACAATTTGAAGCAGAACGCGGAGTAGATGTGCGTTTTATAAATCCTGAACCGGGTTTCGTGATTAAAACATCAGAGGACGGGGTAACTAAGTGTTTCGTAAATGTAGCAAAATGTGCTGAACTAACGCGTCCATCGAATAAGTTGTGCCTAAATCCAGAAACGGGTAATCCCGACTTAAGCTGGTCAATACCGCTTGCGCAAGCGCCACCACGTGACGATTTAGATGCACAGGGAAAGCGTTGTCGCGTTTACGATGTGATTTTCCATCCGGATGCGTTGTATTTGTCACAACGAGATTCCGCTTTCCGTAAGTGCCTCATTGACACAGCGCTGGACGCTGTCGAAAGAGAATTCAAG GTGGATTTGGATcgtacaaatttaaaatttccaaaactaCAATTTAAGGGCATGGCGCGCCCGATTGTGATACGCACATTGTCGAAAAATGCGCCACCAGAGGCTGCCGAACCACACCCCTTGGATGGCATTTCACCCGCCAAGCCATCAGTTGATGCCGGCGAACCCAAAATTATACCGATGAAAACACAAAACGAAATAGCGAAACCTGAATTTAATGTACCCAAATATGTTATTAAGCATCGTCGTGATGTTGATCTCACAGAATACACCTATGAATTAGACGCTAAGTTCAGTGTGACGGTGCCGCGTGAGTTGGTGATAGAAATTGAGTTACCTCTCCTCAAGTCTACAGCCGAATGTAAATTGGATGTGACAGATAAGTCATTATATTTATTGAGCGAACGTCCCGGCGCAAAGTATCGTCTCAATTTAGATCTCCCCTATGCTGTGGATGATAAGAGCGGTGTTGCACGCTTTGATACAGATCAACGACGTTTGTGTATAACACTGCCAGTTACACAGAATAGTCCAAGACAGCAACGTGCCATGCATGATTCCATTTTCCAACTCAATCGCGAAGACAGCGGTGTGGAGAGTGATATTCGCGAAGAGGGCAATTTGCATTCGAATAGCGAATCACCCGTAGATGAACTAAGTGACACGGTGGAGGAAAATCTGAGCGCATCTGGTGACGATATGAATT CACCGCAGTCTTCCAGCTCGCCAGTGCCACCTTCAATAAGCACTGCCAACAATTTCCTTAAGAGTTCCGTTCAGTATCAACTACCCGCCAAATTCGACTGCAATGTCTTGGACAATGTTATGTCTTTGGTACTACACGTTCGCAATGTACAGCCGGAGTCAATAGCAATGCTTAGAAGCACTAAGAGTCTACATCTACAATTTACATCGATTGGCAGCGGTTATTATCCGACGCATTATGCACTCTACTTGCAACTGCCTGATGATTCTAATGCTGAAATTTCCTCAGCGGAAGCTGAAGCTTGGGAAAATAATGTAGTACTAAATCTGAATATGGCTGCCTCCAGTGAGAATATACACAACTACTTAGTTGGTATTGACGCCAGTGATTTGAAAGAGTACACAATACAGGGAAAATTCAAATTGGCTCACAAATCGCGTCAATCACGTAAGAAGTCGCCACCAACGCCCCCAATTTCACTTTCCTCATCATTGGACATTTCCGTTGAACGTTCGGAGTGTGAACGCTCGGTGGAAATCGAAATAAAACCTACTAACGAAGTACAATCTACCTGTACGGCCAACACCACAGAAGATGAGGATGGTTTGGTGCATGCAGCCGATGCGGCGCCAAAGAAagtgaacaaaaaacaaaagaagaagaataagaaacGTCGTTCACTCTCCGAATCGGTGTGTGACGACATTAAAGTGTAtcaaaaacagcagcaacaacaacagcaggaacagcaaaaacaatttttaaaagaggctgctaaaattttgaaagatgATTCTTCTAATTCACCGGATGATAACTCATCACCGGAACGTAATGACACAATAACATCCAACCTACAGCCACAATCAATGGCAACCCAGTCAATGGCTGTTCCAAACGGTgtacaacaacgaaaacaacgTAGCTATTCGGAGTGTCGTAGCGGTGGTAGTTTGGTAAGTAGCGGTGCTTCCACTCTACCACCCTCCTTCAAGGGTATTTTGAAACGCTACAGCCGTTATGAGCCACGTCCATCGATTTCCGACAGCTGTTCGTCTATCGATGAATATTCGTCGTTCTCTTGTTCCGTGGATGGTGGCGTGGGGAGCAGCTTGCATTTCTCCCAATCATTCAGCGACATACCGGAGGAAAACGACTCCAATAGGCTATCGGAGAGTTGTAAAAAGACTGTTAGATTTAATGAGGTCATCAAAGAGCAGGTATTTAG GCTAAATTCCAGCATTTTGGGGCAACGTAAGAAAAACCAGAAACGCCGTGATCGCAAACAGCGCGCCTTGCAGCGCCGTCTCAGCGAAGGCGATTCTGCCGACTACGAAGATAACAGCAAG CCCATTGACTTGGACGCTGACACCCAATATCTAAAATCGAAGAGTAAAGGCGGTGACAGCGCAGACAACAGTATTCATAAGCCGCCGCATGCTGGTGGCAAGCAGGCCAATAAATATAACACCGCcaacaagcagcagcagcagcacaacGCAAAGGGCGGCAGCAAAATGCAACGCGCACGTCTCGAATCGGAGGAGTCATCCGACGCGGATGCTCACAGGAACACGATGATGTTCGAACTCGATATGTAG